A window of Candidatus Rokuibacteriota bacterium contains these coding sequences:
- a CDS encoding 4Fe-4S dicluster domain-containing protein gives MSPPHQWYGVVPGWLPFYALIVAAGALFAWRVAYLVRLMLAGKPAARWDNVPARVSAVGVFVLGQLRLLRHDFWPGLMHATIFWGFIILTVGTLEFFGKGMTESFFLPFLSDTPAYQILQDVFDLAVIVAVAYALFRRLVTRPARLTLSTEGLVILLLIFALMLTDLFADASRILLAPGPGDRWSFAGSALAAVVAGVPAPAVGALFHLAWWSHAVILLGFLVWLPYSKHLHIMAAPFNVFFAPLTPKGEFAGLDLENAETFGVGTLTEFTWKDLFDLYNCTECGRCTAGCPANVSGKQLDPKLLILDLQEHLLETGPKLLAGGNGKGESAQKALVGEVISDNVLWACTTCRWCVEACPVFIEHVPKIIDMRRYLVLTESRFPEELKPTFRNLENNFNPWQMSWQTRAEWAKDLGVKVMADAREAEYLYWVGCYGAFDERNRKVARAVVRILQAAAADFAILGTEEKCTGEPARRVGHEYLYQTLAQENIETLKRYRFQTIVTACPHCFNTLKNEYPRFDGRFRVVHHSQLFEELIRSGRLRVSQEIAERITYHDPCYLGRYNDIYEPPRKVLSAVARGEMVEMHLHRERCFCCGGGGGRVWMEEHEGRRVNQVRVEQAMAVKPDILASGCPFCLTMFEDGVKGKGVADRIKTRDIAELVADQLR, from the coding sequence ATGTCGCCCCCCCACCAGTGGTACGGCGTCGTTCCCGGCTGGCTCCCGTTCTACGCGCTGATCGTCGCCGCCGGCGCCCTCTTTGCCTGGCGCGTCGCGTACCTCGTCAGGCTCATGCTCGCCGGCAAGCCCGCGGCCCGCTGGGACAACGTCCCGGCGCGGGTCAGCGCTGTGGGCGTGTTCGTGCTCGGGCAACTCAGGCTCCTGAGGCACGACTTCTGGCCCGGGCTCATGCACGCGACGATCTTCTGGGGCTTCATCATCCTCACCGTCGGGACCCTGGAGTTCTTCGGCAAGGGCATGACCGAGTCGTTCTTCCTTCCGTTCCTCTCTGACACGCCGGCGTACCAGATCCTCCAGGACGTCTTCGACCTGGCCGTCATCGTGGCGGTCGCCTACGCGCTGTTCCGCCGGCTCGTGACGCGACCCGCGCGGCTCACGCTCTCCACCGAGGGGCTCGTGATCCTGCTCCTGATCTTCGCCCTCATGCTGACCGATCTCTTCGCCGACGCCTCGCGGATCCTCCTGGCGCCGGGACCCGGCGACCGCTGGTCTTTCGCCGGGAGCGCCCTCGCGGCTGTCGTCGCGGGGGTCCCGGCACCGGCGGTCGGCGCGCTGTTCCACCTCGCGTGGTGGAGCCACGCGGTGATCCTGCTCGGGTTCCTGGTGTGGCTCCCGTACTCGAAGCACCTCCATATCATGGCCGCCCCGTTCAATGTCTTCTTCGCGCCGCTCACGCCCAAGGGCGAGTTCGCCGGCCTGGACCTCGAGAACGCCGAGACCTTCGGGGTGGGCACCCTCACCGAGTTCACCTGGAAGGACCTCTTCGACCTCTACAACTGCACCGAGTGCGGCCGCTGCACCGCGGGGTGCCCGGCCAACGTGAGCGGCAAGCAGCTCGACCCCAAGCTCCTGATCCTGGACCTCCAGGAGCACCTGCTGGAGACCGGGCCGAAGCTTCTCGCCGGGGGCAACGGCAAGGGGGAGTCGGCGCAGAAAGCCCTGGTCGGAGAGGTGATCAGCGACAACGTGCTCTGGGCCTGCACGACCTGCCGCTGGTGCGTCGAGGCCTGCCCGGTCTTCATCGAGCACGTGCCGAAGATCATCGACATGCGCCGCTACCTGGTGCTGACCGAGTCGCGCTTCCCCGAGGAGCTCAAGCCCACCTTCAGGAACCTCGAGAACAATTTCAACCCCTGGCAGATGTCGTGGCAGACGCGCGCCGAGTGGGCGAAGGACCTGGGCGTGAAGGTGATGGCCGACGCGCGCGAGGCCGAGTACCTCTACTGGGTCGGGTGCTACGGCGCCTTCGACGAGCGCAACAGGAAAGTCGCCCGAGCTGTGGTGAGGATTCTGCAGGCCGCGGCAGCGGACTTCGCCATCCTGGGCACCGAGGAGAAGTGCACGGGCGAGCCCGCGCGCCGCGTGGGCCACGAGTACCTCTACCAGACCCTGGCGCAGGAGAACATCGAGACGCTCAAGCGCTACCGCTTCCAGACCATCGTGACCGCCTGCCCCCACTGCTTCAACACGCTGAAGAACGAGTACCCGCGCTTCGACGGCCGCTTCAGGGTGGTCCACCACTCCCAGCTCTTCGAGGAGCTGATCCGCTCGGGCCGGCTCCGCGTCTCGCAGGAGATCGCCGAGCGGATCACCTACCACGACCCGTGCTACCTGGGGCGGTATAACGACATCTACGAACCGCCGCGCAAGGTGCTCAGCGCGGTCGCGCGCGGGGAGATGGTGGAGATGCACCTCCACCGGGAGCGTTGCTTCTGCTGCGGGGGCGGCGGCGGCCGTGTCTGGATGGAGGAGCACGAGGGGCGGCGGGTCAACCAGGTTCGGGTGGAGCAGGCGATGGCGGTGAAGCCGGACATCCTGGCCTCGGGCTGCCCGTTCTGCCTCACGATGTTCGAGGACGGCGTGAAGGGCAAGGGCGTGGCGGACAGGATCAAGACTCGCGACATCGCCGAGCTCGTGGCGGATCAGCTCCGGTGA
- a CDS encoding DUF1232 domain-containing protein — MKELLLLLPNLARLVFGLATDPKVPASTKLALAAVAAYLASPVDLLPDFIPFVGYLDDVILVAVVLDGLLNHVDRAVLLSHWPGDPGTLEKTATIARRVAAWVPGRIKARLFGGWRR; from the coding sequence GTGAAAGAGCTGCTGCTCCTCCTTCCCAATCTCGCTCGGCTCGTGTTCGGGCTCGCCACCGACCCGAAGGTCCCTGCGTCCACCAAGCTCGCGCTGGCTGCCGTGGCCGCCTACCTGGCGAGCCCCGTGGACCTTCTCCCCGACTTCATCCCGTTCGTGGGCTACCTGGACGACGTGATCCTGGTGGCCGTGGTTCTTGACGGGCTCCTGAACCACGTGGATCGCGCCGTGCTCTTGAGCCACTGGCCCGGCGATCCCGGAACCCTCGAGAAGACCGCGACGATCGCCCGTCGGGTCGCAGCCTGGGTGCCGGGGCGGATCAAGGCCAGGCTCTTCGGCGGCTGGAGGAGATAG